A genomic window from Anthocerotibacter panamensis C109 includes:
- a CDS encoding response regulator produces the protein MAEPTKKIKVLLVEDDAVFRLGLSLMLRNSPQCLLVGEAEDGESALQLIQQMHPDLLLLDLGLPGLGGRETLLAVKQRYPQLKVLVLTSREEGRLVQQMLQAGADGYCLKGVTPEHLLRVIEEVSAGHGWLDSKVLGYIREALAHEPAVDLAREQAAGLTEREREVLSWMAKGASNPEIGQHLHISSGTVRVHVHAILRKLGVGDRTQAVVVALERGLLAHKGQY, from the coding sequence ATGGCTGAACCTACCAAAAAGATCAAGGTTTTGCTGGTCGAGGATGACGCTGTTTTCCGGCTAGGGCTGAGCTTGATGCTGCGTAACAGTCCGCAGTGCTTGCTTGTTGGGGAGGCTGAAGACGGGGAGAGTGCACTCCAGTTGATCCAACAGATGCACCCGGACCTGCTGCTTCTAGACCTCGGGCTACCTGGACTGGGCGGGCGAGAGACGCTGCTTGCGGTCAAACAGCGCTACCCCCAACTGAAAGTCTTGGTACTGACTTCCCGTGAGGAGGGTCGGTTGGTCCAACAGATGCTCCAGGCTGGAGCGGACGGCTACTGCCTCAAAGGGGTCACCCCCGAACACCTGCTACGCGTGATTGAAGAGGTAAGCGCCGGACACGGCTGGCTGGACTCCAAGGTGCTGGGTTATATCCGCGAAGCTCTAGCCCACGAGCCCGCTGTGGATCTAGCTAGGGAGCAAGCGGCAGGCTTGACCGAGCGCGAGCGCGAAGTCCTGTCCTGGATGGCAAAAGGAGCGAGTAACCCAGAGATTGGTCAGCACCTGCATATCTCGAGCGGGACCGTGCGGGTCCATGTACACGCTATCTTGCGCAAGTTGGGGGTCGGGGACCGGACGCAGGCGGTAGTGGTAGCGCTGGAGCGAGGACTCCTTGCCCATAAGGGGCAGTACTGA
- a CDS encoding sensor histidine kinase, translating to MSHNGFGSRWVVGYILLTFVVTITLEFLTPPEYILGYFYVIPILLANWFLQRRATILVTGLGVLLTLANLVFPRWTLHSTTAIVDRCITVTALVTVAYLGSRYREAEQQAARQQAQLQAQEALTRVREDFIATLTHDLKTPLLGAQQTLTFFHQGQFGPVTPEQHQVLALLQKSSQQQLSMVETLLTIFRNETQGLDLKLSTVDLDELCAESVTFISPLALSREIELVYEGVDHALVEGDPLQLRRVLSNLLSNALKHTPRQGRVTVRLLHEPEHRRILVEDTGSGLSHQDLKRVFERFYQSQSTRSVPGTGLGLYLSRQIVEAHGGEIWAACRPERGCTFGVRLPLRQAGKLGTGLSRGENG from the coding sequence CAGAGTATATTTTGGGGTATTTTTATGTAATTCCAATTCTGCTCGCCAATTGGTTTCTCCAGCGGCGAGCTACGATACTCGTGACTGGTTTGGGTGTCCTGCTGACGCTAGCTAACCTCGTATTTCCCCGATGGACCCTCCATAGCACCACAGCCATTGTGGACCGCTGCATCACCGTGACTGCCTTGGTGACGGTTGCCTATCTAGGTAGCCGCTATCGGGAAGCTGAGCAGCAAGCCGCCCGCCAGCAGGCGCAACTACAGGCGCAAGAGGCGTTGACGCGGGTGCGAGAAGATTTCATCGCCACCTTGACCCACGACCTGAAAACACCCCTGTTAGGGGCGCAACAAACGCTCACCTTTTTTCACCAGGGGCAGTTCGGTCCAGTCACGCCAGAACAGCATCAGGTGTTGGCGCTCCTCCAAAAAAGTAGCCAACAACAACTGTCGATGGTCGAGACGCTCCTGACGATTTTCCGCAACGAAACTCAGGGACTAGATCTCAAGCTGTCTACGGTAGACCTCGATGAACTGTGCGCCGAGAGTGTGACTTTTATCAGCCCCCTGGCACTCAGCCGTGAGATCGAGCTGGTCTATGAAGGGGTGGACCATGCGCTGGTGGAAGGTGACCCCCTCCAGTTGCGCCGAGTCCTCAGTAACCTGTTGAGTAATGCCCTCAAGCACACGCCGCGCCAAGGAAGGGTTACGGTGCGTCTGCTGCACGAACCTGAACACCGTCGCATCCTCGTCGAGGATACCGGCTCCGGTCTAAGCCACCAGGACCTGAAGCGCGTCTTTGAGCGTTTTTATCAGAGCCAGAGTACCCGGTCGGTTCCGGGGACGGGGCTGGGTCTATATTTGTCACGACAGATTGTCGAAGCCCATGGCGGAGAGATCTGGGCTGCCTGCCGACCAGAACGGGGCTGCACCTTCGGGGTCCGCTTGCCGCTCCGACAGGCAGGAAAACTAGGGACCGGGCTATCCAGAGGCGAAAATGGCTGA